The following are encoded in a window of Ricinus communis isolate WT05 ecotype wild-type chromosome 4, ASM1957865v1, whole genome shotgun sequence genomic DNA:
- the LOC125369712 gene encoding LOW QUALITY PROTEIN: uncharacterized protein LOC125369712 (The sequence of the model RefSeq protein was modified relative to this genomic sequence to represent the inferred CDS: inserted 1 base in 1 codon): MIFECHNYSEEKKVKLAAVEFCDYASVWWHQLCRERRRNGERPVGSWMEMKRIMRKRFIPNYYYRDLHQRLQTLRQGTMSVEEYHKEMEMAMIKANMEEDREATMARFLNGLNKNIADLVELQHYVELEDMVNVAMKIERQLKRKVQVSLILNLIRDDKFAKPKVDENKNKNEIGSKNKVENQANQSRSLKCFKCLGHGHYARDCPNKRTMIVRDGIVESESENENDDENDDMPTLEDVSDIEYAKGDVLVVQRTLSLQYKHDEHGEQRENLFHTHCLIANKLCNMIVDSGSCTNVASTLLVEXLKLPTTKHPRPYKLQWLNDSGVVKVNKQVLIFFSIGRYKDEVLCDVVPMYAGHVLLGRPWQYDRREYEELFPEDVPKGLPPIRGIEHQIDFIPGASIPNRPAYRCNPEETKEIQRQVSELMDKGYVRESMSPCAVPVILVPKKDGSWRMCVDCRGIHVDQEKVKVIREWTKPTSVHDVRRFHGLASFYRRFIKDFSTITAPLTECIKKNVGFKWGKEQDDAFNLLKEKLSSAPLLALPDFSKTFEVECDASGIGIGGVLMQEGRPIAFFSEKLSEASLNYPTYDKEFYALVRVLETWQHYLWYKEFIIHTDHESLKYLKGQRKLSRRHAKWVEFIESFPYIIKYKQGKENVVADALSRRHDGFLFKENKLCVPQSSLRELLVREAHGGGLMGHFGVRKTLDVLENHFFWPQMKRDVQKICERCITCKQAKSKVMPHGLYTPLPIPNEPWVDISMDFVLGLPRSRGGKDSIFVVVDRFSKMAHFIPCHKTDDATHIAGLFFKEIVRLHGVPRTIVVDRDVKFLSHFWKTLWSKMGTKLLFSTTCHPQTDGQTEVVNRTLSQLLRAIIQRNLKNWEECLPHVEFAYNRSIHGTTNCSPFEIVYGLNPLTPMDLLPLPWVWVHLRKERFPSQRKSKLMPRGDGPFQVLERINDNAYKIDLPSEYGNVSASFNVADLSLFDVGDEVDNEADSRTNPYEERGNDAIKTRITNDPLSFQGGPMTRSKSKSMQEALLGL; encoded by the exons atgatcttcgaatgccataactattcggaggagaaaaaggtaaaacttgctgccgttgagttttgtgattaCGCTAGTGTTTGGTGGCATCAATTGTGTAGGGAAAGGAGAcgaaatggagaaagacccgtagggtcatggatggagatgaaacgcatcatgaggaagaggttcattcctaactattactatagagatttgcatcaacgattgcaaactctaaggcaaggaaccatgagtgtggaggagtaccacaaagaaatggaaatggctatgattaaagcaaatatGGAGGAGGACAGAGAGGCTACCAtggcaagattcttgaatggtctaaacaagaatattgctgatcttgtggagttgcaacattatgtggagcttgaggacatggtgaatgtggccatgaaaattgaaaggcaactcaagcgaaaggtgcaagtaagtttgattctaaacttaattcga gatgataaatttgctaagcctaaagtggatgagaataagaataaaaatgaaataggcagcaaaaacaaagttgagaatcaagctaatcaatctagaagcttgaagtgttttaagtgtcttggacatggtcattatgcacgtgattgccctaataagaggaccatgattgttagagatggaattgttgaatctgaaagtgaaaatgaaaatgatgatgagaatgatgacatgCCAACTTTAGAGGATGTTAGTGATATTGAGTATGCTAAAGGGGATGTGTTAGTAGTACAACGCACACTTAGTTTGCAATATAAACACGATGAACATGGAGAGCAGCGTgagaatttgtttcatactcattgtttaattgctaataagttgtgtaacatgattgttgatagtggaagttgtactaatgtcgctagtactttgcttgtgg aattgaaattaccaactaccaaacacccaaggccttacaagttgcaatggttgaatgatagtggtgttgtgaaggtaaataagcaagtgctaatttttttttccattgggagatataaggatgaggtgcttTGTGATGTGGTTCCCATGTATGCCGGACATGTTTTATTGggaagaccttggcaatatgataggcgt gaatatgaaGAGCTATTTCCCGAAGATGTGCCTAAAGGATTACCACCAATTCGAGGaattgaacatcaaattgatttcattccgggtgcaagcatacctaataggccagcatatagatgcaaccccgaggagacaaaagaaatccaaaggcaagtgagtgagcttatggataaggggtacgtaagagaaagcatgagtccttgtgcggttcctgtaattttagtgcctaagaaagatggttcatggaggatgtgtgttgattgtcgt ggaattcatgttgatcaagaaaaagtaaaagtaattagagagtggacaaaacctactagtgtgcatgatgttaggaggtttcatggtcttgctagcttttataggagattcattaaagatttctctacaattactgcacctttaactgaatgcattaaaaagaatgtgggtttcaagtggggaaaagaacaagatgatgcttttaacttgctaaaagaaaaacttagttcagcacctttacttgctttgcctGACTTTTCTaaaacctttgaggttgagtgtgatgcaagtggaataggtattggtggagtcttgatgcaagaaggaagaccaattgcgttctttagtgagaagctaagtgaagcaagtctaaactacccaacttatgacaaagagttttatgctttggtaagagttttagagacatggcagcactatctttggtataaggaattcattatacacaccgaccatgagtctttgaaatatctcaaaggacaacGGAAGCTAAGCCGTaggcatgctaaatgggtggaatttattgaatcctttccatacatcatcaagtacaaacaaggtaaagagaatgttgttgccgatgctctatctagaag acatgatggttttctttttaaagaaaataagttatgcgtgcctcaatcttctttaagagagttgcttgtgagggaggcacatggtgggggtttgatggggcactttggtgtgagaaaaactttagatgttttagaaaatcatttcttttggccacaaatgaaaagagatgttcaaaaaatatgtgagagatgcatcacttgtaaacaagctaaatctaaagtgatgcctcatgggttgtatactccacttcccatacctaatgaaccttgggtagacatttctatggactttgttctaggattacctaggtcaaggggagggaaagattctatttttgttgttgttgacaggtttagcaaaatggcacatttcattccatgccacaagacagatgatgcaactcatattgcggggttgttcttcaaagaaattgtaagattgcatggggttccaaggacaattgtcgttgatagagatgtcaagttccttagccacttttggaagacactttggagcaagatgggaacaaagcttctattctcaacaacttgtcatccacaaacggatggacaaacggaggtggttaataggactctctcacaactattgagggcaataattcaaagaaatttgaagaattgggaagaatgtttgccacatgttgagtttgcatacaataggagtattcatggtacaacaaattgttcaccttttgagattgtatatgggctcaatccattaactccaatggatttattgccattaccc TGGGTTTGGGtacatttgagaaaggaaagatttccaagccaaaggaagtctaaattaatgccaagaggggatgggccattccaagttcttgaaagaattaatgacaatgcctataagatagatttgccaagtgagtatggcaatgtgagtgcttcttttaatgttgctgatctttctttatttgatgtaggtgatgaagttgacaatgaggctgattcgaggacgaatccttacgaggagagagggaatgatgcaataaagacaagaattacaaatgatcctttaagctttcaaggaggtccaatgacaagatccaagtccaaaagtatgcaagaagctttgttgggctta